A portion of the Glycine max cultivar Williams 82 chromosome 10, Glycine_max_v4.0, whole genome shotgun sequence genome contains these proteins:
- the LOC100803048 gene encoding autophagy-related protein 18b, with protein sequence MANHSSLPSLLCASFNQDHSYFVVGTKDGVRIFDTNTGRLCYQKIKFTFVIAEMLFSSSLLAIIRAGDQPSLSPCRLCLFNTTTGAAIRELNFLTSILDVCMNRQRLIVILQDKAYAYEINSLIILDTIDTMPNIKAFETHNLIKELNVKALQHIRQIAQESSGEIEYGGGRQPVVLITFSQRLCRGFNDVVNGYVDDGWSLMEWKI encoded by the exons ATGGCCAACCATTCTTCTTTGCCATCTTTACTTTGCGCTTCTTTCAACCAAGACCATAG TTACTTTGTCGTTGGCACCAAAGATGGTGTTAGAATATTTGATACCAATACAGGAAGACTTTGTTATCAAAAGATAAAATTCA CTTTTGTTATTGCTGAGATGTTGTTTAGCTCCAGTCTTCTTGCTATCATCAGAGCCGGTGATCAA CCATCTTTGTCCCCTTGCCGTCTTTGTTTATTCAATACAACCACTGGAGCTGCTATTagagaattgaattttttaacttCCATACTTGATGTTTGCATGAATAGACAAAG ACTCATTGTCATTTTACAAGACAAAGCATATGCATATGAAATAAATAGTCTCATAATCTTGGATACTATTGACACAATGCCAAATATTAAAG CCTTTGAAACACACAACCTTATAAAGGAGCTTAATGTAAAG GCCTTGCAACATATAAGACAAATAGCACAAGAATCAAGTGGAGAAATTGAGTATGGTGGTGGACGCCAGCCTGTTGTTTTAATAACATTTAGCCAAAGACTTTGCAG GGGCTTTAATGATGTTGTGAATGGGTATGTTGATGATGGCTGGTCACTGATGGAGTGGAAGATTTGA